ATATTAATCCATTTTACAGAACTCCAGGGATATTTGCTTGCAAATGAGAACGTCATTTCCTTAGAATTTAGTTGAAAGGGTTCCAATGTCCATCAACATTCAAAGATCAGATAACGCATCGCTGGTTCAGCAGAATAAATAATTATGGAGAAGGATAGTGACCCAAATGTATCTAAGTAATTGCTCAGTGCACCTCGAGTTCATAATAATTTGTCTCTTCCGTTGCCTGTAAATATAGGATTCTCAAACCATATAAATCTCTGAGTTTTCTATTTTGCTTTAGGTTCTTTCTCTTATCAACTTCATAAGTTGCATTTGGTTTTGCCCAACCTACATGCTTGATCTGGTTTTGTTTCTAAAAGcaataataaacaaaaaaacaaagaacagCAAAGCATAACTATAATCAAGATAATTGTTCATAATACCAAATAGCCACTTTAATTGGCCACAAACTAGGACTTTGCCAACAGAACTTGACTAATTACCAAGTAATATCAAACTCATTGTTCAAATTATATTAGCAAATACAATAGCACTACCAAACTTTGCAATGTCATCGATCTTCTAATGATTTCCTAAACATCAGTTTCACAACCTCAATTTTGTCAACAAGTAATAAGGCacacatgaaacaacaattaaagttCAGGAAACTGAAAAGTGCCTCCACAGCAATCATCAAAAATCAAGCTTTTAATTCTAAGCTTTTAAAGGCCTTGTCTTCCAAAATGTGCAAGGCTCCAAATCTTTTGTCAGAACTTTCAGTCTTTCACCAATGTTATTTCAGATTTCTTGGCCCTCTTTACAGTCCTCAGCTTGCAGAATTCATTTGCTGTGGTAAATCTTCGTCCATGCTACACTAACGGTGTGTTTGGAAGCATGGAGTTCAAGCCTTCAACTTGGCACCGTGTGGAGTTCAACAAAATTAAACATGATTTTTGTGTTGCATTTTGTTCACATTCACACATCCAAATCTGGGAGTCAAAAATCCATGCTCCGAAGTGCAACATAATATTATTTACAATGCTTTTCCTCTCTTAAATAAATGCTAACAGTGAGGCATACACACCCAAACTTACTGTATTTTAGAAGATAATAGGAGAGTTATGGagagattttaaaatatttaaaattaaaattattttactgaATCATAACTAACAGGATTGAGGGTTTCTTAAGAATAATGAGGGGggaaattttgatgaaaaatgTTTATTAAAAATTAACGCCTCTTCTTTAATTAATAGGAGAGATACAATGCTCCTGTCAATTATATCCAAAGAAATACCATATCAATAATTCTTCCAAGTTACTGAAATGTTCATTTGATTATAATTGTTGCATTGaaaaccaatgttttaaaaggcttagTCAAGGTTCACCTTAAGATTCGCCttaaggcaaggcatgcctaaaacgccttgaggctcaatctaaataccaaatcccaaaaaggctaatgcattacGCGCTGACGCTTACGCATTTGTACAAAAGGCTCGCCTTTTACGCCTTTTTACTTGAGACTtgcgcattttgggtgtgtgattctcaagtaagatttggctagaaaatattgattccatgtttatataaaaggaatttCATAATATCAGCTGATTTCCAAAATTCTTAAACCTCAACCTTTTCAAGAAAATTaagttgtatcttagatcttgaaaaataatttgaactttgtaatagttagcaatttttttgaatggccaacaagtagtttgcaaattatatatgatttttttttaaaattatatttgtgattttattaattttttctttatttgtcaAAGTTGAAGAAGGACTCTTTTCAATATCAAATATTTAACATCCCAATGACCTTTAAGTGTTGTAAAATACGTAGAGATGGTCATGGAGCCTAGGGTCAGAGTAGCAATGTCACGCTTCAACTTGAAAATTCTAGGATTGTTGCTTTAAGAGAAACAATCCTCAAGATCCAGCCATATATCACGGGGGCATTTATGATAGATTAGACTGTGAACAATGAATTTATCAATGGAGTTGAGGATCCATAATAAGATCATATCATTGCAATGTTCCCACAATTGAGTTTCTGCTGAAGAGGACGTCGGTTTGGGGAAGGTACCATTAACAAAACCAAACTTATTTTTGGCATTAAAGGCCATTTTCATGGCCCTCTTCCAGGTAGGATAATTGTCACCATTGAGAATGGTGGAGACTAGGATGACACTTAGGTGATCagcaaaatgaagaaaatatggagaagATACATCTAGAATTGATGGGGATGTTGGATTGGAGGAGGAGACCTCCGGAGATGTGATGTTGGACATgattgcagaaaaaaaaaaaattcatacgGTGTTGAAAAAAAAGTATACGCAGAGAacctgctttgataccatgtcaaagttGAAGAATGACTCTTTTCTATATCAAATATTCAACGTTACAGTTTGTATATAATACATGAGAAAGGGAACAAGATCCCAAGAATAATTCCAAGAATAATGCCTAAATATCTGCTCTAATAACTATGCAAGAATCTATAGATGGAAGGAGAAAATATTTCTCTAATattattcttaaaaatatataacttatttacatatttttatctaaaaataaaatctcaaaaggcttacgccccaacgccttaaggcttacgcctcaccTCTTAAGGGTTAGAGTGCCCCGCCTTACGCTTTCGCCTTTTAAAAattgttaaaaattaaataaaattaatcaataaaattaaaattccaTCAAAGACATCACACAAATGTAGGGAACCAAATTGTATAATAACAGGCAAATTAAACAGAAGGAAACTAAAATCAGaaaacccaaaaacaacaccatgATCAATGTTCTCTAGAACAAAAAATGTTCTGACCTGTAATCCAAAAAAAACATGTTCTGACTTGTAGAACAAAAACAGGATCTGCTCATGtcctaaaatacaaaaaattaagaTCACATTTCGTTCACATATGCCTATTCCTAATAACAAAATGgtcataatatattattttgataatttaaaaaataagatgcATTAGCTTTATAAAGAAAACGACAATGCAAATATTTCTATGAAAGTATGAATCTATAACATGGAAACACAACCTTTTACACATTGATTTTTTCCTAAATTATTAGATCTTGATACAGTTTTTGTTACATTCACATCTTATTTCATTTTACCCATAGAATGGACATTCTATAAACCAAATGTAATGCAAGCACATGTTTGGTACCTAAGAATGGAACTAAATCAAATCTGTCACATTATTTTTGCATGTTCTTCAATTCTTATGCTATTCCATTTTACTCCCACCCCTTTCTATATATTCCATAAACCAAACTTGCCATAAGGGTTTACAAATACTATATAGATATATTCAAAATTGTGCTATTGAACTTGTATCTTTAAGAGAGGATGTTGAAGTTTTTCCAAATCTAAAAGAGAATTCATTTAAAGATGTATATTAATAAAGAcagaaataaaattataatacaaTCTACTTCTAATTTTCTACTAATAAAAAGGTAGCTCATATAtgaaaattattgaattaaaactttaCATAGCTAACTTGCACATTTTCTGGTAATTATGACCATGACTCTGCTTCAATTCCAAGACAACAACTGAATATAGAAGTAATTCACAGCTACAAACCAACAAGGGCCATGGAAGTATGGAACCCAATCTGTGAAGATCACTTATCCAAgaagtttaaattttaatttgtgttcaaaacactagCTTTAATCCAAATCCAGACAAATGGAATTAATAAACAAGTACCAGGGTACGAAATTAGGTTCGAACAAAGAAATGCAATAACTTGGAGGAACACTAATGTTGTCAATGGTGGATGGTTCAGCGGGATGGAGGACCGCGACGGGATCTTCTGTACCAGAAGTTGAAGGAGAGGAAagagcttcttcttctttttcttcttccagAACAGGCGGAGGGGAAGGAGAACAGAGAGGGAAGAGCTTAGGAGAAGATGGGTATTTTACTTTTAGAGTGGGGGAGGCTGGTGGTGATGGGACTTGTGCCCGCATTCAGTGCCAACACCAAAGAGGCGGCGACAGCAGCCATGGGAGGTGGGAGAGTGGTGGGCAAAAGGCGAAAGTGAGGAGAGAAGGGTACTACTAGGCCATTGCACAGATGCATGGGACCGAGGTATGTGTGCCcattatgaaaaattaaaaagataaataaataccaAAAGAAGGAGACAAAAAGGTTCCACCGAGATTTGAACTCGGGTTACTGGATTCAGAGTCCAATGTCCTGACCACTAGACCATGGAACCTGTTGATGCTTGCTTGAACTTGTCTTTAAAATATAAACTTCAAACAGGAGTCTTgatttttggcttgcaaaatgGAACGAgttaaaaaggaaataaaatgaaaatttgaaaggaaataatgaaaaaattaagTGACAAATTCAATTCCATTCTGTTTCAGCCAATTATATTAGAAACAACTCTAGTGCTACCAAACTTTGCAATGTCATCAATCTTCTAATGATTTCCTAGATATCAGTTTGACAGCCTCAATTTTGCATACAACTAATTACACACACATGACAACAATTTAAGTTCAGGAAACTGAAAAGTGCCTCCACAGCAATCATCAGGAATCCAGTTTTGTAATGCCAAGCTATCAAAGGCCTTGTCTTAACATGCAAAGCTTCAAGTCTCTTCTCAGGACTTCCACTCTTTTTCCAATGTTATTTCAGATTTCATGGCCCTCTTTACAGTCAGCTCGCAGAATTCATTTGCTATGGTACATTTTGTTAATGCTACACTAAGACTGTGAGCATGGAGTTCAAGGCTTCAACTTGGTACTGTGTGGAGTTCAACAAAATTAAACACGATTTTGTATTGCATTGTATTCAAATTCACACATCGAAATCTGGGAGTCACAAATCCATTCTCCCAAGTGCAATATAATAGTATTTACAATGCTTTTCCTCTCTTAAATAAATGCTAGATGTGAGGTACACACACCCAAACTTATGTTAAAAAATTAGCTCTCCTAGGAGGACCACGCCATCCAGCCTTCCCATCTAATAAAAACACTCCAAACAGTGAGCTCCATCAGATTATACGTGGGCCTATCATGTGAGATCCACTATTTGGACTGTTTTCATTGGATGATAGGGCCTAATGGAAGGACCACGTAGGTCCTCATGGAGGATCTAATTTTTTCCCCCAAATGTACTGTGTTTTAGAAGATAATGAGCGAGTCATGGAGagattttagaaatttaaaattaaaaatattttgttaaattaCATATCCAAATGTTGCAATTAAATTGTACCTTGTAGGATTGAGGTTTCTTAGGAATAACGAGGAAAAGTCTTGAGGAAAAATGTGGGTTGAAAAGTAACTCCTCTTCCTTATTAATAAAAAAGGACCTCACCTCATACATGAAAAACATTGAATTTAAACTTTACATAGTTAGATTTGCACATTTTCTGGTAACTATAACCATGATTCTGCTTCAATTCCAACAAAACCACTGAATACAGAAGTAATTCAAAGCTACAAACTAAAAAGGGCCATGGAACCTAATTCGTGAAAATCACTTATCCACGAACTTTAAATTCTCTGTAAATTTGGATAAAAATGAACACGAAAACACCAACTTCAATCCAAATCCAGAGATGATATCgaaagaaaaatggaattaaTAAACAAGAACCGGGAAATGAAATTAGGTCGGACAAAGAAAGGCGATACCTCGGAGGAACGCTGACGTTGTCAACGGCGGATGGTTCGGAGGGACGGACGACGGCAACGGCATCTTCTGTAGCAGAAGTTGAAGGAGaggaaagatcttctacttctttgtCTTCTTCGAGAGCAGGGAGAGGGGAAGGAGAACAGAGAGGGAGAAGGTCAGACAGCAATGGGTATTTTACAGTCAGTGTGGGGGCGGGTGGTGGTGCTGGGCCTTGTGCCAATTTGGTGCCGGCGCAGAAGAGGCGGCGGCCGTGGAAGGAGGGAGACTGGTGGGCGGCAGGCGGAAGTGAGGAGAGAAGGGTACTACAGCAGCTGCCGCTACTGCATGTCATCGCTCTCTCTCCTCTCTGGCGTTGGATTGTGAGGCTGAGAAAAGAAAGGGCTTCTGATGCTAGGCCAGACTCCAGAGCAGAGAGAATTTTAAAGAACCAAATAAATGCCGAAAGCAGGAACGAAAAAGGTTCTACCGAGATTTGAACTCGGGTTACTGGATTCAGAGTCCAATGTCCTGACCACTAGACCATAGAACCTGTTGAAGTATTTGAACTTGTCTTTAGTATAAATACAAAAATCATACGAAATGagttaaaatgaaatttaattcAATTCCATTTCATTTCAATCTACCAAATGAGTTAATGCTTTGAAGTTAGTGATGACTCATAATTTTATAAGAGGAATGGTGCGATTAGatattctaaaaatacattttatttattatttgatgAGCTATTTAACTTATTATTTTTGGCCGAGGACACAATCTTTATATCATAAATTTTAATCTAAAATTTTGTttactaaaaatattaatttgattTTAGATAATAATTTGTCTTAAATATATACATAGGATTAACTTTTTTTACACTTGCATTTAGTAATTTCTCATCTTCAACATTTTTGCACACACTTCATCCTAATAAATTTGTGATTCAACATCTGCATTAgaagcaaaaaaacaaaaaacaaaaacaaacacaGCTGTATctcaaaattaaaacaaatatatatatatatatatatatatatatatatatatatatatatatatgcataacccaaaataaaagtaaatatatTCACCAAATGAAACATACTCATAAATaagaaattatataaaaatgtAAACATCAAAATATAAAGTAATCAATGTCCGATCCAATTTCTAAACCCAACCTATGAGTATGGGAAATAAagcaaatattttattaaatttatttttaatttttcatgtgTTGTGTTATGGTACATTTTCAAAAGATTAGTTGAAGTATCAAGACTTGAGAAAAGAAGAGGTTAAATGTGAATTGGGTTGGTAAAATTTAGAGGGAAATTTTGGTTAAGAGAGTAGAAGAAAAGATTGTAAGCATCACTAATAGGATGAAAAAATTGTGTTGGTAAATGTGAATTCTTACCTTATAACTTGAAAGACAATTTGCTCCTTGCAGCTTAGAAAAAATGGCATGCAATTGATCATTAAAACCATtaaacttaagattttcaataagatGTAAAATGATTTTGAAACGAGCACTAGAAATCCaatcttagattttttttttttcagtgttTGGTAACATGTATTTTAGAAtatgaatttaataaatttatataaattttttttaaaaaaaattcaatacaaatttatattgttctttgttcaaattcacacaattttacttctttttttttccccttctccAACCAAAATACTTGATCAAAATGGACAACTCTAGATTCATAGCAATCATAAAAAAATGGTTCAAAACCTCAAAAACTAATTTATCTTCAAAAAAAGATTACAAGAATGGCAATATCCATAATTTGTTTCTTATTAAAGATGACAACGATAGgacccaaaaattaaaaaaaaaatgaaaactgtttCAAACACGCTCACAACATTCCTGGGAACGGCCATTGCTGGACCATCAATGCATCATTGATTAAGGATTTACGCCACATGATGACACTTGAACTTTGATATACTTAGATCTGTCCAGGAATGACGATTTTGACCTCTTTACTACATTCTTGGAtatatatggagagagagagagagagagagagagagagagagcccgaAAGAGGGGAGGCTTCACCACAAAAAAAAGCCAAAACTGAGGTCACAAAAATTACAATGATCTTCcaaagaaattaaagaaacattTTTGGAGCCTAAGCACTCCAAAGAACAAAGTAACGCTATATCTTTTGGTGAGAATTATCATCACCGATGTTGTAACTTCCTTTCTTCTCCTCCTACCCTTTTAACCATGCATGATATGCTGCCCCACCTCGGCGACCATAAGAGAGCTGTGGTGATGTACCATGTACCACCGCCCGTTATGGAACTCGAAGACATTAGTCATGTTAAATGGGCCAGTCTCCATGTCTACGTACGCTTTCATTGTAACCCAAGCCATGTCCGTTAGCACCCGAGCCCGAATGTCACGAACCTGGAAGTCAACAACCCCTTGATCCCAGTTGAATGCCATCTGCCAGCTCTCCATTACTGGACTAAACCTGTTGATGATGAGGGGTTTAAAATGGATTAGCTTCAGTTTAATACCATAATTAGAGAGAAGTGAACAGAAGAAAACAAATTTAGATGAGAGATGGAATGGGAAACTAGTTTCTCTCCACATTGTTTGGTTAAATATGAGAGGAAGTAGAGAATCAtagaaaaagaaagcaaaaaaccAATTGCATGTTACAAGAAGAGAAAAATCCATGGCACAAGAGGTTACTTTTTAAAATTGTCTTAGAAGGTGCTTCAGTCTGGTTGGTAGTTTGTTTCAATTTCCCTCCAATTTAGGACACAATAAATGACCACCTTTTTCCCTCTTTTTCCTTTCAACTTTTTTTCTACTCTGTTTAGTGTTTACCAAACCAGagaaatgaaggaaaaaaaaatcattgctttccttttctttcctctcCACGAAAAGGGTTGTAAATGTTCAAACACAGTTACGAACTACAACTTATTTACCATAATCAAAAGTTCATAAAATAGAATACCAACCAGATACCAGGCATAGCACTGTTGAACATTTCAGAGCACAGCTATGACAAAAACACGTGAGCAGTTCAGAAATAAGTACCCAGATGGGCAATGATGAATGTGCAAGACAGAATTCTCTCTTGTGGGAAAAGACTTAAATCTAAATATAGAAAGAAATTGTAATTCTTTCTCAAAAAATTAAAGTACCATACCCTGTGAATAACTCTCCCGAGGCATGGACACACTTCACGTAATCTGCGTTAAGCCAAAGACGGCTCATTGCGCTAAGCGATCTATCTCTAATGACACTGAAGAATTCTGAATTGATATTCACAACAGCCCTTGTGGCAGCATAGTAAGCCTTCCATCCATTTACTGGTCTTATGCTATCCTGTTCCAATGTGAAATCCTAGAAGAAGaagtaaaatataaaaaagaaccTTTAAATATACCCATTAAAATCCAAATGCAAAAAATGCTGTCTTTGCAAGTCAAGTTCACATAGAGATAATCAAAGAAACAGAGAGATATAAAATTTGATACACACCCAACAAAGTAAAAATCATTACTCTTCAGTTCTTCCAATCATTCAAAGTTATCTAATAAAAACACAACATTATGCATACACACACCATGATCCACCAGAATCAAAGAATCAGGACTCTGTCTAGATCATATTCTAGTATGGCCACAAACATCAGAGAATTAAAAAGATTTAACATAGGGAGAGAACTCCCAACTACCATAGCAGCTATATTGCAATAATCAAAATACATACACAAGGTAAAAGAAAAAAACTTCTTTGTGGCCATGCATAGAATATGATCTTCTGGCCCAGTTCTTATGGTTAGAAGATAACTAAATCTATTGTTATGGCACACAATTCACAAAGACTAGCTTTGTGCATTGCATAAGCATTGGAATAAACAAATACCTTATGGGTGAAGTAGCAAAAACATCAGCCACAAGCCTTTTCCTATTTCTTTTTGAGGATACAGCATCAGTTTTCCATATTAATTTCAAAAGTGAAAAAACGCCCACACAAGATCACCCACACGCCTTCTCCTATTTCTATTTGAGGATACACCATAAGTTTTCCATACTAATTTGAACGCAATGCCAGAAAAACATCACCAGCAATATGACGACAACAATCAAGCCCAAAGTCCCACATATTGGGTCAGCTACACAAATTCTCTCCTACCATTCAACATGATCTAAGACAAATATCCTTAGAAAGTCTAGGAGTGTTGAAAAACACTTACTATACAAGTCTAAATTATTCTAGATGCCCCACCAGCACCTCTAACAGCATCTAATCTCTCATCTGCATTGGAACATTATTAGTCCAAGTTAAAGGCCAAACCATCATAACTGCCCGCCTTTATCCTGTGCTTACATTACCATGCATGTGTTCATTCCTTCTTTTATCTTTTAgaattataccactcatccatatTAGCATcctcatcatttttggactttttATCCAGGAAGAATCATAATGAAAAccacttttcattttcatttttataatttcTCATCCACTATCCAGCGACTCTGGAAAATTTTGgtcaaatatttagaaatttagaaaattttatgCTTctgatttatttaaaaaaaaaactggctGATTTGGGACTTCTTTCAAACCTTTGAACTTGCAATTgactcattttcttctttttcattctCTCAGCAAAATTGCAGCACGAGCAACCCAccttaaattttcatcaaatttAAACTTATCAAGCCTTCTTGAACCTTGTCTTGGGCCTTTCTTACTTGATTTATATGCTTACAAAGGCActgtttatttgtatttttttcctCTTGCCAATCGTTGATGGAAATCTAAGGTTCCTTCTTCCAAGGTGAAGGCTTTTATGTGGATGGCCATACTTAATTGAGTTAGCTACAGACTAGAACTTAGAAGATCATATAAAAAGTTATGTCTTATCATGTGTGCATGCTGTGTTATGCTAGAGGTGAGATGCATGCTCATGTCTTTCTTCATTGTTCTGTGGCTTGGTCTCAATGGAACAAGCTCTGTGGTCCGTCTGGAGAATGTTGTGTATGCCCTAGTTCTTTGGAGGATTTTCGGTTGactgcat
This window of the Malania oleifera isolate guangnan ecotype guangnan chromosome 6, ASM2987363v1, whole genome shotgun sequence genome carries:
- the LOC131157010 gene encoding uncharacterized protein LOC131157010 isoform X2, giving the protein MTCSSGSCCSTLLSSLPPAAHQSPSFHGRRLFCAGTKLAQGPAPPPAPTLTVKYPLLSDLLPLCSPSPLPALEEDKEVEDLSSPSTSATEDAVAVVRPSEPSAVDNVSVPPRGCKACGSEEIEKGCNGEGRIQGGIATVPGFGWWPIKAYRPCPGFMASGGRYRRRGQSMDEVAFGRGESEPSALSNDEAQSRKKQKGPRGFKR
- the LOC131157011 gene encoding F-box protein SKIP8 isoform X2 — translated: MVERKPVVPERQTGASMMEQLVPEITTHALSYLDYPSLCRLSMTNSLMRKAANDDNAWKALYHKDFTLEQDSIRPVNGWKAYYAATRAVVNINSEFFSVIRDRSLSAMSRLWLNADYVKCVHASGELFTGFSPVMESWQMAFNWDQGVVDFQVRDIRARVLTDMAWVTMKAYVDMETGPFNMTNVFEFHNGRWYMVHHHSSLMVAEVGQHIMHG
- the LOC131157011 gene encoding F-box protein SKIP8 isoform X1 codes for the protein MDTASIFPGDLSSPSILVAAAITGICCLFALLAIRLSPRKSSSIKSDGCGACGCSCSCTGGGVNLNLAPAAAPHLNGTTAGDMVERKPVVPERQTGASMMEQLVPEITTHALSYLDYPSLCRLSMTNSLMRKAANDDNAWKALYHKDFTLEQDSIRPVNGWKAYYAATRAVVNINSEFFSVIRDRSLSAMSRLWLNADYVKCVHASGELFTGFSPVMESWQMAFNWDQGVVDFQVRDIRARVLTDMAWVTMKAYVDMETGPFNMTNVFEFHNGRWYMVHHHSSLMVAEVGQHIMHG